In the genome of Candidatus Nanopelagicales bacterium, one region contains:
- a CDS encoding Rho termination factor N-terminal domain-containing protein produces MRTRFHAIHEGIESLRLDLERRFRGRPATERFEEMTVEELHDLASERLIEGRSSMNKAELIAALRAR; encoded by the coding sequence GTGCGGACGCGGTTCCACGCGATCCACGAGGGAATCGAGAGTCTGCGACTGGACCTGGAGCGGAGGTTCCGCGGCCGACCGGCCACCGAGCGGTTCGAGGAGATGACCGTTGAGGAGTTGCACGACCTGGCATCCGAGCGGCTGATCGAGGGTCGGTCGTCGATGAACAAGGCGGAACTCATCGCCGCCCTTCGCGCACGCTGA
- a CDS encoding NAD-dependent succinate-semialdehyde dehydrogenase, translated as MDIFAVVDPRTGETLATYPSATDAEVTEAVLRTHQAHPAWAALPVAERAAVVRRVGELHLERADELARTITREMGKPTADAVGEVEFSAAIYAYYADHGEAMLADRPIDVAEGDGSAVIRPCSVGALLGIMPWNYPYYQIARFAGPNVLVGNTILLKHAPQCPESALAVEAIFRDAGAPDGVYTNLFATVDQIESIIASPYVRGVSLTGSERAGSAVAALAGKYLKKVVLELGGSDPFIVLSTDDLDATVSAAVAARLENTGQACNAGKRFLIAADLYDEFSERFYEALRQSYSGAPLSSDRAARTLGEQVARAVEHGAVLRTDGSPDGAHFPPGVLTDLTPDNPVYREELFGPVAQLYRVRDEAEAVALANDTSFGLGSYVFTTDPEQARRVADALDTGMVFVNGVGLDSVDMPFGGTKSSGFGRELGTLGIEEFLNKKLIRVAG; from the coding sequence ATGGACATCTTCGCCGTCGTCGACCCGCGTACCGGGGAGACCCTGGCCACCTACCCCTCGGCCACGGACGCGGAGGTCACCGAGGCCGTCCTTCGGACTCACCAGGCTCATCCGGCCTGGGCGGCACTGCCGGTGGCCGAGCGCGCCGCCGTGGTCCGCCGGGTCGGGGAGCTCCACCTCGAGCGTGCCGACGAGCTCGCGCGCACGATCACGCGAGAGATGGGCAAGCCGACCGCCGACGCGGTGGGCGAGGTGGAGTTCAGCGCGGCCATCTACGCCTACTACGCCGACCACGGCGAGGCGATGCTGGCGGACCGGCCGATCGACGTAGCCGAGGGCGACGGCTCCGCAGTCATCCGGCCCTGTTCCGTCGGAGCCCTGCTGGGCATCATGCCGTGGAACTACCCCTACTACCAGATCGCTCGCTTCGCCGGACCGAATGTCCTGGTCGGCAACACCATTCTGCTCAAGCACGCGCCGCAGTGCCCCGAGTCCGCGCTCGCCGTGGAGGCCATCTTCCGCGACGCTGGCGCCCCGGACGGCGTCTACACCAACCTGTTCGCCACCGTCGACCAGATCGAGTCGATCATCGCCAGCCCGTACGTCCGGGGCGTGTCCCTGACCGGGTCCGAGCGCGCCGGTTCCGCGGTCGCAGCCCTGGCCGGGAAGTATCTGAAGAAGGTGGTTCTCGAGCTCGGCGGCTCGGATCCCTTCATCGTCCTGAGCACCGATGACCTCGACGCGACGGTCTCCGCAGCGGTGGCGGCCCGGCTGGAGAACACCGGCCAGGCATGCAACGCAGGCAAGCGGTTCCTCATCGCCGCGGACCTGTACGACGAGTTCTCGGAGAGGTTCTACGAAGCGCTGCGGCAGAGCTACTCCGGCGCCCCGCTGTCGTCCGATCGCGCGGCCAGGACCCTCGGCGAGCAGGTCGCTCGGGCGGTCGAGCACGGGGCAGTGCTGCGTACGGACGGCAGTCCCGATGGTGCGCACTTCCCCCCGGGCGTCCTGACCGACCTGACGCCGGACAACCCTGTCTACCGCGAGGAGCTCTTCGGCCCCGTCGCTCAGCTCTACCGCGTCCGGGACGAGGCGGAGGCCGTCGCGCTGGCCAACGACACCTCGTTCGGGCTCGGCTCGTACGTGTTCACGACCGATCCCGAGCAGGCCCGCCGCGTCGCCGACGCGCTCGACACGGGCATGGTCTTCGTCAACGGTGTCGGACTCGACAGTGTCGACATGCCGTTCGGTGGGACCAAGAGCTCGGGCTTCGGCCGGGAACTGGGCACGTTGGGCATCGAGGAGTTCCTGAACAAGAAGCTCATCCGCGTGGCGGGCTAG
- a CDS encoding DUF4386 domain-containing protein, with the protein MSDRTTARVVGILFIVASVTAILGGSLIQPITESGGALDVATGGDAPVVAGILLELVLVASVGGIAALLFPVLRRVHEGMAMGYVVARTLEAGVLLAASLAALVSVASVRGLPESDLADISAFDVSLAVREQAYLVGSLVMLGVGGLLLYALLYRGRLVPVWLSLWGLAGAALILLRGLLEMGGVNLDVAVQAALAAPIGLQEMVLAVWLIVRGFRAIPVPAAPGSSSGTPAGAGATTRAGG; encoded by the coding sequence GTGAGCGACCGGACCACCGCGCGGGTCGTCGGGATCCTCTTCATCGTCGCCAGCGTGACGGCGATCCTCGGCGGCAGCCTCATCCAGCCCATCACGGAGTCGGGCGGCGCCCTCGACGTCGCCACCGGAGGCGATGCGCCCGTGGTCGCGGGCATCCTCCTGGAGCTGGTGCTCGTGGCCTCCGTCGGAGGTATCGCGGCACTGCTGTTCCCGGTCCTGCGCCGGGTCCACGAGGGCATGGCGATGGGCTACGTGGTGGCGCGGACCCTCGAGGCAGGGGTGCTCCTGGCCGCCAGCCTGGCGGCACTGGTGTCCGTCGCCAGCGTGCGCGGACTACCCGAGTCGGACCTGGCCGACATCAGCGCGTTCGACGTGTCCCTGGCCGTGCGCGAGCAGGCCTACCTGGTGGGCTCCCTGGTGATGCTCGGGGTCGGCGGTCTCCTGCTGTACGCACTGCTGTACCGCGGCCGGCTGGTGCCGGTGTGGCTGTCCCTGTGGGGGCTGGCCGGAGCCGCGCTGATCCTGCTGCGCGGGCTGCTGGAGATGGGCGGCGTCAACCTCGACGTCGCCGTGCAGGCAGCGCTGGCCGCCCCGATCGGCCTGCAGGAGATGGTGCTCGCGGTGTGGCTGATCGTGCGCGGCTTCCGCGCCATTCCCGTCCCGGCGGCGCCGGGTTCATCGTCGGGTACGCCGGCGGGTGCCGGCGCGACCACCCGCGCGGGCGGGTGA
- a CDS encoding thioredoxin domain-containing protein, whose product MPKGMAISPKALVAATAIPLSVGALAIGLLVGYLWGHATASPSTPAAAATVTVAPVPEAAATTPESEPTPQETFSAADTSPFTAAAPRNVNEYGAVVLTTNPQAPLADVFIDFQCPYCKALEDSFAEPWSGLVADGKWQIAYTTLAFLGEPSVRAANAAACVVDEAGPEAWAEFAAQVYAIQDPAEPPTQFDNATLVKLATKAGAPGAAECINSGAFNDYVTEATQRGFARGVGGTPTVLVDEVQVSPSQIS is encoded by the coding sequence GTGCCGAAGGGCATGGCGATCTCACCCAAGGCCCTGGTTGCGGCGACGGCGATCCCGCTGTCGGTCGGCGCCCTCGCGATCGGGCTCCTGGTCGGCTACCTGTGGGGTCACGCCACGGCGAGCCCGTCGACGCCGGCGGCCGCCGCGACCGTGACGGTGGCCCCCGTCCCCGAGGCCGCCGCCACGACGCCCGAGTCGGAACCGACCCCGCAGGAGACCTTCTCCGCCGCAGATACCTCACCGTTCACGGCCGCTGCGCCCCGCAACGTCAACGAGTACGGCGCCGTCGTCCTGACCACGAACCCGCAGGCGCCGCTGGCGGACGTCTTCATCGACTTCCAGTGCCCGTACTGCAAGGCCCTGGAGGACTCGTTCGCCGAGCCGTGGTCGGGCCTGGTCGCCGACGGGAAGTGGCAGATCGCCTACACGACCCTCGCCTTCCTGGGCGAGCCGTCCGTGCGCGCCGCGAACGCGGCCGCGTGCGTGGTCGACGAGGCCGGACCGGAGGCGTGGGCCGAGTTCGCTGCGCAGGTGTACGCGATCCAGGACCCCGCTGAGCCGCCGACCCAGTTCGACAACGCGACGCTGGTGAAGCTGGCCACGAAGGCGGGTGCTCCCGGCGCGGCCGAGTGCATCAACTCCGGGGCCTTCAACGACTACGTCACCGAGGCCACGCAGCGCGGTTTCGCGCGCGGCGTGGGGGGCACCCCCACCGTCCTGGTCGACGAGGTCCAGGTGTCCCCGAGCCAGATCTCGTAG
- a CDS encoding PTS ascorbate transporter subunit IIC gives MPPRKQYPLRLDPALWVELERWAADDLRSVNGLIEYLLRDAVRRRRTGPYEGPSATGDDPPPAGRAGRP, from the coding sequence ATGCCTCCGCGCAAGCAGTACCCGCTCCGGCTCGATCCCGCGCTGTGGGTCGAGCTGGAGCGCTGGGCCGCCGACGACCTGCGCAGCGTCAACGGACTGATCGAGTACCTGCTGCGAGATGCCGTACGGCGCCGTCGTACGGGGCCGTACGAGGGTCCGTCCGCCACCGGGGACGATCCCCCGCCCGCCGGACGTGCCGGACGTCCTTGA
- a CDS encoding universal stress protein: MTDKPFIVVGADGSDLSILALQWAVDHARLIGAEVRVITAFSIPWTIFVTPTYTGADYERDAREMLELTVEKALPGGTDVPLRVSTAQVRPAIALTAAAKGAELLVVGAQGHGELPGMHLGSVATYCVHHAPCPVVVVRRSEP, encoded by the coding sequence ATGACAGACAAGCCGTTCATCGTCGTAGGAGCGGACGGGTCCGACCTCAGCATCCTCGCCCTGCAGTGGGCCGTGGATCACGCTCGGCTCATCGGCGCCGAGGTGCGTGTGATCACGGCGTTCAGCATCCCTTGGACGATCTTCGTCACTCCGACCTACACCGGAGCGGACTACGAGCGGGACGCGCGCGAGATGCTCGAACTCACCGTCGAGAAGGCACTGCCGGGCGGGACCGACGTGCCCCTCCGGGTATCGACCGCGCAGGTGCGCCCGGCGATCGCGCTCACCGCGGCCGCCAAGGGCGCAGAACTGCTGGTGGTCGGTGCCCAGGGACACGGTGAACTGCCCGGCATGCACCTCGGCTCGGTGGCCACGTACTGCGTCCACCACGCCCCGTGCCCGGTGGTCGTCGTGCGGCGCAGCGAGCCGTAG
- a CDS encoding FAD-dependent oxidoreductase: MSDAGRVVIVGAGLAGAKTAEALRERGFDGGITLVGDEPHRPYERPPLSKRYLQGKDDRDSVFVHPESWYDEQGIDLRRDTEAVRLDPGSREIELAGGEVLRFDDAVLATGSRPRLLDLPGADLDGVLTLRRLEDSDRLKDVLAQGGRLAVIGGGWIGLEAAAAAREAGRDVSVLEAASLPLLRVLGPEMASVFTDLHRRHGVDLRTDVRIDALEGQERVQGVALSDGTRVAANHVLVGVGVVPNTEVAERAGLRVEDGIVVDEHLRTESPHVYAVGDVARAWHPLLGRLVRVEHWANALNQPAVAAANILGEPAVYERQPYFYTDQYDLGMEYVGYVEPGDYDEVVVRGDLDALEFIAFWLKDSRVRAAMNVNVWDAGDSIRALLAGPPVDRDRLADPATPL, from the coding sequence ATGTCCGATGCCGGACGCGTGGTCATCGTGGGAGCGGGACTAGCCGGAGCCAAGACCGCCGAGGCGTTGCGCGAGCGGGGATTCGACGGCGGGATCACTCTCGTGGGGGACGAGCCGCACCGCCCCTACGAGCGCCCGCCGCTGTCGAAGCGCTACCTGCAGGGCAAGGACGACCGGGACAGCGTGTTCGTCCATCCGGAGTCGTGGTACGACGAGCAGGGGATCGACCTGCGTCGGGACACCGAAGCGGTACGGCTGGATCCCGGCTCCCGCGAGATCGAGCTCGCCGGCGGCGAGGTGCTGCGCTTCGATGACGCCGTCCTCGCCACTGGGTCACGCCCGCGGTTGTTGGACCTGCCCGGTGCCGACCTGGACGGAGTGCTGACGCTACGCCGGCTCGAGGACAGCGACCGGCTCAAGGACGTTCTGGCGCAGGGCGGCCGACTCGCCGTCATCGGTGGCGGCTGGATCGGACTGGAGGCAGCCGCGGCGGCCCGCGAGGCAGGTCGTGACGTGTCCGTCCTGGAGGCCGCGAGCCTCCCGCTGCTGCGGGTGCTCGGTCCGGAGATGGCGAGCGTCTTCACCGACCTGCACCGCCGCCATGGCGTGGACCTGCGGACCGACGTCCGCATCGACGCGCTGGAGGGCCAGGAGCGGGTTCAGGGGGTCGCTCTCTCCGACGGCACCCGGGTCGCCGCCAACCACGTGCTGGTCGGCGTCGGCGTCGTGCCGAACACCGAGGTCGCGGAGCGGGCCGGGCTGCGCGTCGAGGACGGGATCGTCGTGGACGAGCACCTGCGGACCGAGTCCCCGCATGTCTATGCGGTCGGGGACGTGGCGCGCGCCTGGCACCCGCTACTCGGCCGGCTCGTCCGGGTCGAGCACTGGGCGAACGCCCTCAACCAGCCCGCGGTCGCCGCGGCCAACATCCTCGGTGAGCCCGCCGTCTACGAGCGCCAGCCGTACTTCTACACCGACCAGTACGACCTGGGGATGGAGTACGTCGGGTACGTCGAGCCGGGCGACTACGACGAGGTCGTGGTGCGCGGGGACCTCGACGCGCTGGAGTTCATCGCCTTCTGGCTGAAGGACTCTCGGGTCAGGGCCGCGATGAACGTCAACGTCTGGGACGCGGGCGACTCGATCCGCGCGCTGCTCGCAGGCCCGCCCGTGGATCGCGACCGGTTGGCCGACCCCGCGACCCCGCTCTGA
- a CDS encoding SPFH domain-containing protein, producing the protein MTVERVVKVRNGWVMLVVDLLALVLGVGLIVWGAVMLASAATSETGSAAAGGWVLGSGVVVVVVAGILMAGFFSLQPNEARVLVLFGRYVGTVRAAGFHWGNPFYSNAEAGAPQQQEETKEKGQKAKWPSRFKVSLRARTLLGDKLKVNDQRGNPVEIAAMVVWRVHDTAQAVFDVESFPTYVVTQAETALRHVATAYPYDQGDDPEADLVTLRGNPDEVSAALRQDLAARLAVAGVVVEDARLTHLAYAPEIAQAMLRRQQAEAVIAARRKIVTGAVSMVEMALGELTQAHVVDLDDERKAAMVSNLMVVLCGESDVTPVLNTGTLYT; encoded by the coding sequence ATGACCGTGGAACGCGTCGTCAAGGTCCGCAACGGCTGGGTGATGCTGGTCGTCGACCTGCTGGCCCTGGTCCTGGGGGTCGGGCTGATCGTGTGGGGTGCGGTGATGCTCGCCTCCGCGGCGACGTCCGAGACCGGGTCGGCTGCGGCCGGCGGCTGGGTGCTCGGTTCCGGGGTCGTCGTCGTGGTCGTCGCGGGGATCCTGATGGCGGGCTTCTTCTCGTTGCAGCCCAACGAGGCGCGGGTGCTGGTGTTGTTCGGTCGCTACGTGGGAACCGTCCGGGCCGCCGGCTTCCACTGGGGAAACCCGTTCTACTCCAACGCAGAAGCCGGCGCCCCCCAGCAGCAGGAGGAGACGAAGGAGAAGGGCCAGAAGGCGAAGTGGCCCAGTCGGTTCAAGGTCTCCTTGCGAGCGCGCACGCTGCTGGGCGACAAGCTCAAGGTCAACGACCAGCGCGGCAACCCGGTCGAGATCGCAGCCATGGTCGTGTGGCGCGTGCACGACACCGCCCAGGCCGTCTTCGACGTCGAGAGCTTCCCGACGTACGTCGTGACGCAGGCGGAGACCGCGCTGCGGCACGTGGCCACCGCGTACCCGTACGACCAGGGTGACGACCCCGAGGCCGACCTGGTGACCCTGCGCGGCAACCCGGACGAGGTGTCCGCGGCGCTGCGGCAGGACCTGGCCGCGCGTCTCGCCGTCGCCGGGGTGGTGGTGGAGGACGCGCGACTGACGCACCTCGCGTACGCGCCCGAGATCGCGCAGGCCATGCTGCGGCGCCAGCAGGCGGAGGCCGTCATCGCCGCCCGTCGCAAGATCGTGACGGGCGCGGTCAGCATGGTCGAGATGGCACTCGGCGAGCTGACCCAGGCTCACGTCGTCGATCTGGACGACGAGCGCAAGGCCGCGATGGTCAGCAACCTCATGGTTGTGCTGTGCGGGGAGTCGGACGTCACGCCGGTCCTCAACACCGGGACGCTCTACACCTGA
- a CDS encoding MFS transporter, producing MRSGTGSTAPESPERVRLDHDQRMLVLGVCVAVGATCVIPATYNYVVGPMMATFDSEEGTSSLLRQVPNIASLLVLFVAGVLGAWLGERRTMVIGGVVMAVGNLVVMVAPTYPVVIVGLALEAAGTTVLAVVALSVIGARIHDEGARASAFATFTMVSPAVYLVLPVLAGVLLEMVTWRAVAGIWALAAVAAVVASLRLIPAGDGGPRRELLTPLLAGVVCLAVVQAISNMHVDGSVSVATVVRLGVAAVGIALLVWAFRRLPSPSLSLAALRRGGVVLLLVVVALWCFTQLWYYMTLAFEYVFGLNVFWTAMAMVPAQLCAVVGARAAGRMVQRRGITFSGAALLCGTGVSLALAVAVNVDSPLWWAIVVTCLYSMFTVAAGVPLTNAIMDSAPPGEEGSAAAFRSAAINIGLVIGIAIVSSFVYTAFTTSLAGQFDAAGLEPGQAADIAEDLRDGAASEEEAAIYAVPVGRVEEIGRMQQVAMMDGLDAQSWSGAVVSFLSAGAFVWARRRQQRAPKPLQPGSGGGP from the coding sequence ATGAGATCGGGGACGGGGTCCACGGCGCCGGAGTCCCCGGAGCGGGTCCGGCTCGACCACGACCAGCGGATGCTGGTCCTCGGCGTCTGCGTCGCCGTCGGCGCGACCTGCGTCATCCCGGCCACGTACAACTACGTCGTCGGCCCGATGATGGCGACCTTCGACTCCGAGGAAGGGACGTCGTCCCTCCTCCGGCAGGTGCCGAACATCGCCTCGTTGCTCGTGCTGTTCGTGGCGGGGGTGCTCGGGGCCTGGCTGGGCGAGCGCCGCACGATGGTCATCGGCGGAGTCGTGATGGCCGTCGGGAACCTGGTCGTGATGGTGGCGCCGACCTACCCCGTCGTGATCGTGGGCCTTGCGCTCGAGGCGGCCGGCACCACCGTCCTCGCCGTCGTGGCGCTGAGCGTCATCGGTGCGCGCATCCACGACGAGGGCGCGCGCGCCAGCGCCTTCGCCACGTTCACGATGGTCAGCCCCGCGGTGTACCTCGTCCTCCCGGTGCTCGCCGGCGTCCTGCTCGAGATGGTCACCTGGCGGGCGGTCGCCGGGATCTGGGCGCTCGCGGCGGTCGCCGCGGTCGTCGCGTCGCTGCGGCTCATCCCCGCCGGCGACGGGGGACCACGCCGGGAGCTGCTCACGCCGTTGCTGGCCGGAGTGGTCTGCCTGGCGGTCGTGCAGGCGATCTCGAACATGCACGTCGACGGCTCGGTGTCGGTCGCGACCGTGGTCCGACTCGGCGTCGCCGCGGTGGGGATCGCCCTGCTCGTCTGGGCCTTCCGACGGCTGCCGTCACCGTCGCTGTCGCTGGCGGCCCTGCGGCGCGGTGGCGTGGTCCTGCTGCTCGTCGTCGTCGCGCTGTGGTGCTTCACCCAGCTCTGGTACTACATGACCCTCGCGTTCGAGTACGTGTTCGGGCTCAACGTGTTCTGGACGGCGATGGCGATGGTTCCGGCCCAGCTGTGCGCGGTCGTGGGCGCCCGTGCCGCTGGCCGGATGGTGCAGCGCCGGGGGATCACCTTCAGCGGCGCGGCCCTACTGTGCGGCACCGGGGTGTCGCTCGCACTGGCGGTGGCGGTCAACGTCGACTCGCCGTTGTGGTGGGCGATCGTCGTCACCTGCCTCTACAGCATGTTCACGGTCGCGGCCGGGGTGCCGCTGACCAACGCGATCATGGACTCGGCACCTCCGGGCGAGGAGGGCAGCGCGGCGGCGTTCCGCAGCGCCGCCATCAACATCGGCCTGGTGATCGGCATCGCGATCGTGTCCTCGTTCGTCTACACGGCCTTCACCACCTCGCTGGCGGGCCAGTTCGACGCGGCCGGGCTCGAGCCGGGCCAGGCCGCGGACATCGCCGAGGACCTCCGCGACGGAGCGGCGTCCGAGGAGGAGGCGGCCATCTACGCGGTCCCGGTGGGGAGGGTCGAGGAGATCGGCCGGATGCAGCAGGTCGCCATGATGGACGGCCTCGACGCGCAGAGCTGGTCCGGCGCGGTCGTGTCCTTCCTGTCGGCCGGCGCGTTCGTCTGGGCCCGCCGACGCCAGCAGCGTGCACCGAAACCGCTGCAACCCGGCTCCGGAGGCGGCCCGTAG
- a CDS encoding DUF222 domain-containing protein — protein MTPQQFAQTLDRLRTDITTLGQAGPDDVPAVLAADAAVVLAQLVARAEAVLAGMERRVETSALWAHDGARSAATWLARRSGASRGEVTARLTAARQCEQRPEFAPGFAAGDIRVRHLTLLASALEGPGPRRRRRREAFPSVADAFAAVAGATGPSRFAKELARWCDAIDPDTALEDENSAWEDRHLVFTELGGSVLFQGSLPLAEGRLLKRRCEAVAAHQRKEDSADTGAPRPGRPALLVDALCHLVEVAAASNAVPAIDGVPPQILVIVPATDLGHAFAPAGGSADHHPTGHAGGSPPGNLGPQPPAPTDRQPPDRARSHAPVLLGNGHQPAGITAAQARRLACGDAEIRRLLLNADSVVTDLGRTRRIATRDQRRYLLLRDGGCRFAGCGMPADRCQPHHLHHWADGGPTDVSQMACLCTHCHHLVHEGGYQLTGNPEDDLTTLRPDGTQLGPTHPAPSPTLLAV, from the coding sequence GTGACACCGCAGCAGTTCGCGCAGACGCTGGACCGGCTGCGCACCGACATCACCACGCTGGGCCAGGCCGGCCCGGATGACGTCCCGGCGGTGCTGGCCGCGGACGCGGCGGTGGTGCTGGCGCAGCTGGTCGCCCGGGCCGAGGCGGTGCTGGCCGGTATGGAGCGCCGGGTCGAGACCTCCGCGCTGTGGGCCCACGACGGGGCCCGCTCGGCCGCGACCTGGCTGGCCCGGCGGTCCGGGGCCTCCCGCGGGGAGGTGACCGCGCGGCTGACCGCGGCACGCCAGTGCGAGCAGCGGCCCGAGTTCGCGCCGGGCTTCGCCGCCGGGGACATCCGGGTGCGGCACCTCACGCTGCTGGCCTCCGCGCTGGAGGGGCCCGGGCCGCGGCGGCGGCGCCGCCGCGAGGCGTTCCCGTCCGTCGCCGACGCCTTCGCCGCCGTCGCCGGGGCCACCGGCCCGTCCCGGTTCGCCAAGGAGCTGGCCCGCTGGTGCGACGCCATCGACCCCGACACCGCTCTGGAGGACGAGAACTCCGCGTGGGAGGACCGGCACCTGGTCTTCACCGAACTGGGCGGCAGCGTGCTGTTCCAAGGCTCCCTGCCGCTGGCCGAAGGACGGCTGCTCAAGCGCCGCTGCGAAGCCGTCGCCGCCCACCAGCGCAAGGAGGACAGCGCGGACACCGGGGCGCCCCGCCCCGGCCGGCCCGCCCTGCTCGTCGACGCCCTGTGCCACCTGGTCGAGGTCGCCGCCGCCAGCAACGCGGTCCCCGCGATCGACGGCGTCCCCCCGCAGATCCTCGTCATCGTCCCCGCCACCGACCTCGGCCACGCCTTCGCCCCGGCCGGCGGCTCAGCCGACCACCACCCCACCGGTCACGCCGGCGGCAGCCCGCCCGGCAACCTCGGACCCCAGCCGCCCGCGCCGACCGACCGACAACCGCCCGACCGGGCCCGGTCCCACGCCCCGGTCCTGCTCGGCAACGGACACCAGCCCGCCGGCATCACCGCGGCCCAGGCCCGGCGGCTGGCCTGCGGCGACGCCGAGATCCGCCGCCTGCTGCTCAACGCTGACAGCGTGGTGACCGACCTGGGCCGCACCCGACGCATCGCCACCCGCGACCAACGCCGCTACCTCCTGCTACGCGACGGCGGCTGCCGCTTCGCCGGCTGCGGCATGCCCGCCGACCGCTGCCAACCCCACCACCTGCACCACTGGGCCGACGGCGGACCCACCGACGTATCCCAGATGGCATGCCTCTGCACCCACTGCCACCACCTCGTCCACGAAGGCGGCTACCAACTCACCGGCAACCCCGAGGACGACCTGACCACCCTGCGCCCCGACGGCACCCAACTCGGCCCCACCCACCCCGCACCCAGCCCCACCCTGCTCGCCGTCTGA
- a CDS encoding WYL domain-containing protein, translating into MTVGRYAQRFARIPRALDVLANHPDGLPLATLARELDVPEDVLREELLAFFVADVVSQTVLLDHRNVALSFLGSDGSDADVAAAEIVRLDSEEPLADLGLEYFTATTLGPLHRAAAELLALEPANADLAAAVETLERTVLAGMEAGTPYGSMTAADLRDAARRRQRVALEYERFWVPGIVRRVVDPYRVVSTRRGFELDAGPLDEEGSPRTYLVSLIRGYEVLDDDFDLPEDVDARIAEHRRETEVHLVVPHDRRWAVDMLAERVTVVDSDRDDLELRARLLPPVRDRVGLLQLLAGPDAIWLEPADLTDAGPDLAEALLTHHGLA; encoded by the coding sequence ATGACCGTCGGCAGGTACGCCCAGCGCTTCGCCCGCATCCCGCGCGCCCTCGACGTGCTGGCCAACCACCCGGACGGCCTGCCGCTGGCCACCCTGGCCCGGGAGCTGGACGTCCCCGAGGACGTGCTGCGCGAGGAGCTGCTGGCCTTCTTCGTCGCGGACGTGGTGTCGCAGACCGTCCTGCTGGACCACCGCAACGTCGCGCTGTCGTTCCTCGGCAGCGACGGGTCCGACGCCGACGTGGCGGCCGCGGAGATCGTGCGGCTGGACTCCGAGGAGCCGCTGGCGGACCTGGGGCTGGAGTACTTCACCGCCACGACCCTCGGACCGCTCCACCGGGCCGCCGCCGAGCTGCTCGCGCTGGAGCCGGCGAACGCCGACCTCGCCGCCGCGGTCGAGACGCTGGAGCGGACCGTCCTCGCCGGCATGGAGGCCGGCACGCCGTACGGATCCATGACCGCCGCGGACCTGCGTGACGCCGCCCGACGACGGCAGCGGGTGGCGCTGGAGTACGAGCGGTTCTGGGTTCCCGGCATCGTCCGGCGGGTGGTCGACCCGTACCGCGTCGTGTCGACCCGGCGCGGCTTCGAGCTGGACGCCGGCCCGCTGGACGAGGAGGGCAGCCCGCGCACCTACCTGGTGTCGCTGATCCGCGGGTACGAGGTCCTCGACGACGACTTCGACCTGCCGGAGGACGTGGACGCTCGGATCGCCGAGCACCGGCGGGAGACCGAGGTGCACCTGGTGGTCCCGCACGACCGTCGGTGGGCCGTGGACATGCTGGCGGAGCGGGTCACGGTCGTGGACTCCGACCGGGACGACCTGGAGCTGCGGGCCCGGCTGCTGCCTCCGGTGCGGGACCGCGTCGGCCTGCTGCAGCTCCTCGCCGGACCGGACGCCATCTGGCTCGAGCCCGCCGACCTCACCGACGCAGGACCCGACCTGGCCGAGGCGCTGCTCACGCACCATGGGCTGGCGTAA